Proteins encoded by one window of Actinocorallia herbida:
- a CDS encoding M50 family metallopeptidase, giving the protein MRRDEERPPGLSLGTIMGVPVYVSLSWFPIALLITLGFLPAAERVAPQPAATALAASFAILLYLSVFLHELGHAVTARAFGLPVRAIVLHLLGGVTQLERESTRPGASFLIAAAGPVLSLALGGAGAALLALTQPGPVPALLLQALTLTNLIVGVFNLLPGLPLDGGFLVRATVWKITGRDRTGTIVAAHTGRALALLVLLGGTWLAVRTTGGTDWITVLWAAFLASFMWIAATQSLRAERLRDRLPLLTARRLARRAAAVTADTPLAVALDHARANGAGALVIVDGHGRPTGLVSEHAVDAVPPARRPWTTAGEVSRGLDAATTLAADLSGQDLLQAVHDSGATEHLLLDPAGDIYGVLSTTDLHRTLTNT; this is encoded by the coding sequence GTGCGCAGAGACGAAGAACGACCGCCCGGCCTGTCCCTCGGCACGATCATGGGCGTCCCCGTGTACGTCTCGCTCAGCTGGTTCCCCATCGCCCTCCTCATCACCCTCGGCTTCCTGCCCGCCGCCGAACGCGTCGCCCCCCAGCCCGCCGCCACCGCGCTCGCCGCCTCCTTCGCCATCCTGCTCTACCTCTCGGTCTTCCTCCACGAACTCGGCCACGCCGTCACCGCCCGCGCCTTCGGCCTCCCCGTCCGCGCCATCGTCCTCCACCTCCTCGGCGGCGTCACCCAGCTCGAACGCGAATCCACCCGCCCCGGCGCCTCCTTCCTCATCGCCGCCGCCGGACCCGTCCTCTCCCTCGCCCTCGGCGGTGCCGGAGCGGCCCTCCTCGCCCTCACCCAGCCAGGACCCGTCCCCGCACTCCTCCTCCAGGCCCTCACCCTCACCAACCTCATCGTCGGCGTCTTCAACCTCCTGCCCGGCCTCCCCCTCGACGGCGGCTTCCTCGTCCGCGCCACCGTCTGGAAGATCACCGGCCGCGACCGCACCGGCACCATCGTCGCCGCCCACACCGGCCGCGCCCTCGCCCTCCTCGTCCTCCTCGGCGGCACCTGGCTCGCCGTCCGCACCACCGGCGGCACCGACTGGATCACCGTCCTGTGGGCCGCCTTCCTCGCCTCCTTCATGTGGATCGCAGCCACCCAGTCCCTGCGCGCGGAACGCCTCCGCGACCGCCTCCCCCTCCTCACCGCCCGCCGCCTCGCCCGCCGCGCCGCAGCCGTCACCGCCGACACCCCCCTCGCCGTCGCCCTCGACCACGCCCGCGCCAACGGCGCGGGAGCCCTCGTCATCGTCGACGGCCACGGCCGCCCCACCGGACTCGTCAGCGAACACGCCGTCGACGCCGTCCCCCCCGCCCGCCGCCCCTGGACCACCGCGGGCGAGGTCTCCCGCGGACTCGACGCCGCCACCACCCTCGCCGCCGACCTCTCCGGCCAGGACCTCCTCCAGGCCGTCCACGACTCCGGCGCCACCGAGCACCTCCTCCTCGACCCCGCCGGAGACATCTACGGCGTCCTGTCCACCACCGATCTCCACCGCACCCTCACCAACACCTGA
- the arc gene encoding proteasome ATPase codes for MAARDDAAGRKTHDREVRDLQTQLSFLEEEISVLRRKLAESPRQTRVLEERLHEAQANLAAVTGQNERLVSTLREAREQIIALKEEVDRLAQPPSGYGIFLSAREDGTVDIFTGGRKLRVNVSPAVEVEDLQVGQEVMLNEALNVVEALEFEQQGEVVALKEVFADGERALVVAHADEERIVKLAEPLRGIVLRAGDSLMLDTRSGYVYEKIQKAEVEELVLEEVPDIAYEEIGGLGPQIEMIRDAVELPYLHAELFREHKLRPPKGVLLYGPPGCGKTLIAKAVANSLAKQVAEKTGQEGKSFFLNIKGPELLNKYVGETERHIRLVFQRAREKASAGTPVIVFFDEMDSIFRTRGSGVSSDVENTIVPQLLSEIDGVEGLENVIVIGASNREDMIDPAILRPGRLDVKIKIERPDAEAAKDIFSKYLIPELPLHPDDLKEHGGENQHTVDAMIQATVERMYTETEENRFLEVTYANGDKEVLYFKDFNSGAMIQNIVDRAKKMAIKQFLDTGQKGLRVQHLLDACVDEFSENEDLPNTTNPDDWARISGKKGERIVYIRTLVSGTKGAESGRSIDTVANTGQYL; via the coding sequence GTGGCCGCTCGTGATGACGCCGCAGGGCGAAAGACGCACGACAGAGAGGTTCGTGACCTCCAGACGCAGCTCTCTTTCCTGGAGGAAGAGATCTCCGTTCTGCGTCGGAAGCTCGCGGAATCCCCCCGCCAGACGCGGGTGCTCGAGGAGCGCCTGCATGAGGCACAGGCGAATCTGGCCGCAGTGACGGGCCAGAACGAGCGACTGGTGTCCACACTCAGAGAGGCAAGAGAGCAGATCATCGCTCTCAAGGAGGAGGTCGACCGGCTGGCGCAACCGCCATCCGGCTACGGCATCTTCCTCAGCGCTCGTGAGGACGGCACCGTCGACATCTTCACCGGGGGCCGCAAGCTCCGGGTGAACGTCTCTCCGGCAGTGGAGGTCGAAGACCTCCAAGTCGGTCAAGAGGTCATGCTCAACGAGGCACTCAACGTGGTCGAGGCCCTCGAATTCGAGCAGCAAGGCGAAGTCGTCGCCCTCAAGGAGGTGTTCGCCGACGGCGAACGCGCCCTCGTGGTGGCGCACGCCGACGAGGAACGGATCGTCAAGCTCGCCGAACCCCTGCGCGGCATCGTCCTGCGCGCCGGAGACTCGCTGATGCTCGACACCCGCTCCGGCTACGTGTACGAGAAGATCCAGAAGGCCGAGGTCGAAGAACTCGTCCTGGAGGAAGTCCCCGACATCGCCTACGAGGAGATCGGTGGACTCGGCCCGCAGATCGAGATGATCCGCGACGCCGTCGAACTGCCCTACCTGCACGCCGAACTGTTCCGCGAGCACAAGCTCCGGCCACCGAAGGGCGTCCTGCTGTACGGCCCGCCAGGCTGCGGCAAGACCCTCATCGCCAAGGCCGTCGCCAACAGCCTCGCCAAGCAGGTCGCCGAGAAGACCGGGCAGGAAGGCAAGTCCTTCTTCCTCAACATCAAGGGCCCCGAACTTCTCAACAAGTACGTCGGCGAAACCGAGCGCCACATCCGCCTCGTCTTCCAACGAGCCCGCGAGAAGGCCTCCGCCGGCACCCCGGTCATCGTCTTCTTCGACGAGATGGACTCGATCTTCCGCACCCGCGGATCCGGCGTCTCCTCCGACGTCGAGAACACGATCGTGCCCCAGCTCCTGTCGGAGATCGACGGCGTCGAGGGACTGGAGAACGTCATCGTCATCGGCGCCTCCAACCGCGAGGACATGATCGACCCCGCGATCCTGCGGCCCGGACGGCTCGACGTCAAGATCAAGATCGAGCGCCCGGACGCCGAAGCGGCCAAGGACATCTTCTCCAAGTACCTCATCCCGGAACTGCCCCTGCACCCCGACGACCTCAAGGAACACGGCGGCGAGAACCAGCACACCGTCGACGCCATGATCCAGGCCACCGTCGAGCGCATGTACACCGAGACCGAGGAGAACCGCTTCCTCGAGGTGACCTACGCCAACGGCGACAAGGAAGTCCTCTACTTCAAGGACTTCAACAGCGGCGCGATGATCCAGAACATCGTCGACCGCGCCAAGAAGATGGCCATCAAGCAGTTCCTCGACACCGGCCAGAAGGGCCTCCGGGTCCAGCACCTCCTCGACGCCTGCGTCGACGAGTTCTCCGAGAACGAGGACCTGCCCAACACCACCAACCCCGACGACTGGGCCCGCATCTCCGGAAAGAAGGGCGAACGGATCGTGTACATCCGCACGCTCGTCTCCGGCACCAAGGGCGCGGAATCCGGCCGGAGCATCGACACCGTCGCCAACACCGGCCAATACCTGTAA
- a CDS encoding ubiquitin-like protein Pup, producing MATKDTGGQKQTTRQTEEVEETTTEASSDVQERSEKLSDDVDAILDEIDNVLEENSEEFVRSYVQKGGQ from the coding sequence ATGGCCACCAAGGACACCGGCGGACAGAAGCAGACCACCCGACAGACCGAAGAGGTCGAGGAGACCACCACCGAAGCCTCCTCCGACGTCCAGGAGCGCAGCGAAAAGCTCTCGGACGATGTCGATGCAATTCTAGACGAAATTGACAATGTGCTCGAGGAGAATAGCGAGGAGTTTGTCCGGTCCTATGTGCAAAAGGGCGGGCAATAG
- the dop gene encoding depupylase/deamidase Dop, whose product MSVRRVMGTETEYGISVPGQPGANAMVTSSQVVNAYLAASAARARKARWDFEEENPLRDARGFDLAREVADPTQLTDEDLGLANVILTNGARLYVDHAHPEYSTPEVTNPLDLVLWDKAGERVMADAAKRAALVPGTHPIQLYKNNTDNKGASYGCHENYLMKRETPFSDIVRHLTPFFVTRQVFCGAGRVGIGVDGRGDGFQISQRADFFEVEVGLETTLKRPIINTRDEPHADPEKYRRLHVIIGDANMSEISTYLKAGTTALVLAMIEDGFLTADRGIESPVASLRAISHDPSCKHLITLKDGRKMTAIQLQMEYLEQARKYVEDKYGTDTDEMTVDILTRWESVLTRLGDDPMQLSRELDWVAKLELLEGYRSRDGLDWGHSRLELVDLQYSDIRPDRGLYNKLVALGRIDRLLTEDDVTRAIEAPPEDTRAYFRGRCLAQYADNVAAASWDSVIFDVPGRESLQRVPTLEPLRGTKTHVGALLDRCRTAADLLAVLAGQG is encoded by the coding sequence ATGAGCGTTCGGCGGGTCATGGGAACAGAAACCGAATACGGCATCTCCGTACCGGGACAACCCGGGGCCAACGCGATGGTGACCTCCAGCCAGGTCGTCAACGCGTACCTCGCGGCATCAGCGGCACGGGCCCGCAAAGCCCGCTGGGACTTCGAAGAGGAGAACCCCCTGCGCGACGCGCGCGGCTTCGACCTCGCCCGCGAAGTCGCCGACCCCACCCAACTCACCGACGAGGACCTCGGCCTCGCCAACGTCATCCTCACCAACGGCGCCCGGCTCTACGTCGACCACGCACACCCCGAATACTCCACCCCCGAGGTCACCAACCCCCTCGACCTCGTCCTGTGGGACAAAGCCGGTGAACGGGTCATGGCCGACGCGGCCAAGCGCGCCGCCCTCGTCCCCGGCACCCACCCCATCCAGCTCTACAAGAACAACACCGACAACAAGGGCGCCAGCTACGGCTGCCACGAGAACTACCTGATGAAGCGCGAGACCCCGTTCTCCGACATCGTCAGGCACCTCACCCCCTTCTTCGTCACCCGCCAGGTCTTCTGCGGCGCGGGCCGCGTCGGCATCGGCGTCGACGGCCGCGGCGACGGCTTCCAGATCAGCCAGCGCGCCGACTTCTTCGAAGTCGAGGTCGGCCTGGAGACCACCCTCAAGCGGCCCATCATCAACACCCGCGACGAACCCCACGCCGACCCCGAGAAGTACCGGCGCCTGCACGTCATCATCGGCGACGCCAACATGAGCGAGATCTCCACCTACCTCAAGGCCGGCACCACCGCCCTCGTCCTCGCCATGATCGAAGACGGATTCCTCACCGCCGACCGCGGCATCGAATCCCCGGTCGCCTCGCTGCGGGCCATTTCGCACGACCCGAGCTGCAAACACCTCATCACCCTCAAGGACGGCCGCAAGATGACGGCCATCCAACTCCAGATGGAATACCTCGAGCAGGCCCGCAAATACGTCGAGGACAAATACGGGACCGACACCGACGAGATGACCGTCGACATCCTCACCCGCTGGGAATCGGTCCTCACCCGGCTCGGCGACGACCCGATGCAGCTGTCCCGCGAACTCGACTGGGTCGCCAAACTCGAACTCCTCGAGGGCTACCGCAGCCGCGACGGCCTCGACTGGGGCCACAGCCGCCTCGAACTCGTCGACCTCCAGTACTCCGACATCCGCCCCGACCGCGGCCTCTACAACAAGCTCGTCGCGCTCGGCCGCATCGACCGCCTCCTCACCGAGGACGACGTCACCCGCGCCATCGAGGCGCCGCCGGAAGACACCCGGGCCTACTTCCGCGGCCGCTGCCTCGCCCAGTACGCCGACAACGTCGCCGCCGCCAGCTGGGACAGCGTCATCTTCGACGTCCCCGGCCGCGAATCCCTCCAGCGCGTGCCCACCCTGGAGCCGCTGCGCGGCACCAAGACCCACGTGGGCGCCCTCCTCGACCGCTGCCGCACCGCGGCCGACCTTCTGGCCGTCCTGGCCGGCCAGGGCTGA
- a CDS encoding tRNA (adenine-N1)-methyltransferase produces MSATHEPGPRTPHGILRDGDQVQLTDPKGRINTVTLAAGKQWHGHKGYLQFDEIIGRPEGIVVRSTGGIDYLVFRPLLQDFAVRMPRGAAVVYPKDAGQIVAMADIFPGARVVEAGAGSGALSCFLLRAVGEHGTLSSYERREDFAEVARKNVEKFFGGPHPSWKLTVGSLEDAITETDVDRVVLDMLAPWECLDAVGKALVPGGLVCAYVATTTQMSRVVEGLREHGSFAEPYAFETMVRSWHVEGLAVRPDHRMIGHTGFLITARRLADGVTPPLRRRRPAKGAYPEPAENELTRGNGNTFPAEPVNVTDGESEIGSPPA; encoded by the coding sequence ATGAGCGCCACCCACGAACCCGGCCCCCGCACACCCCACGGCATCCTCCGCGACGGGGACCAGGTGCAGCTCACCGACCCCAAGGGCCGCATCAACACCGTCACCCTCGCCGCCGGCAAGCAATGGCACGGCCACAAGGGCTACCTCCAGTTCGACGAGATCATCGGCCGCCCCGAAGGCATCGTGGTGCGCTCCACCGGCGGCATCGACTACCTCGTCTTCCGCCCCCTCCTTCAGGACTTCGCCGTCCGCATGCCGCGCGGCGCGGCCGTCGTCTACCCCAAGGACGCCGGCCAGATCGTCGCCATGGCCGACATCTTCCCCGGCGCCCGCGTCGTCGAGGCCGGCGCCGGATCCGGCGCCCTGTCCTGCTTCCTCCTGCGCGCCGTCGGCGAGCACGGCACCCTGTCCTCCTACGAGCGCCGCGAGGACTTCGCGGAGGTCGCCCGCAAGAACGTCGAGAAGTTCTTCGGCGGCCCCCACCCCAGCTGGAAGCTCACCGTCGGCTCCCTCGAGGACGCCATCACCGAGACCGACGTCGACCGCGTCGTCCTCGACATGCTCGCCCCCTGGGAATGCCTCGACGCCGTCGGCAAGGCCCTCGTCCCCGGCGGCCTGGTGTGCGCCTACGTCGCCACCACCACCCAGATGTCCCGCGTCGTCGAGGGACTGCGCGAACACGGCTCCTTCGCCGAGCCCTACGCCTTCGAGACCATGGTCCGCTCCTGGCACGTGGAAGGCCTCGCCGTCCGGCCCGACCACCGCATGATCGGCCACACCGGCTTCCTCATCACCGCCCGCCGCCTCGCCGACGGCGTCACCCCGCCGCTCCGGCGCCGCCGCCCGGCCAAGGGCGCTTACCCCGAACCGGCCGAAAACGAACTCACCCGCGGTAACGGGAATACCTTCCCCGCCGAACCCGTGAACGTTACGGACGGAGAATCGGAAATCGGTTCGCCTCCGGCGTAA
- the prcA gene encoding proteasome subunit alpha, with protein MPFYVAPEQQMKDRADYARKGIARGRSVVVLQYDDGILFVADNPSRALHKISEIYDRIAFAAVGKYNEFEQLRLAGVRYADVNGYMYDRSDVTARGLANAYAQSLGAIFTEQTKPYEVELVVAEVGDDASSDQIYRLTFDGSVADEHGFVAMGGAADAVATALKEGYRDGESLSEALKVAVHALQQQDAERVLEAEKLEVAVLDRNRDRRLFRRLAPSRIDELLARSADAPAAPEAPAED; from the coding sequence ATGCCGTTCTATGTGGCTCCCGAACAGCAGATGAAGGACCGCGCGGATTACGCGCGGAAGGGCATCGCTCGGGGCCGTTCGGTGGTGGTCCTGCAGTATGACGACGGGATCCTGTTCGTGGCGGACAACCCGTCGCGGGCGCTGCACAAGATCTCGGAGATCTATGACCGGATCGCGTTCGCGGCCGTCGGCAAGTACAACGAGTTCGAGCAGCTGCGGCTGGCGGGTGTCCGCTACGCGGATGTGAACGGGTACATGTACGACAGGTCGGATGTGACGGCGCGGGGTCTGGCGAACGCGTACGCGCAGAGCCTGGGTGCGATCTTCACGGAGCAGACGAAGCCGTACGAGGTGGAGCTGGTCGTCGCGGAGGTCGGTGACGACGCGAGCAGCGACCAGATCTACCGGTTGACGTTCGACGGGTCGGTCGCCGACGAGCATGGTTTCGTGGCGATGGGCGGCGCGGCGGACGCGGTGGCGACGGCGTTGAAGGAGGGCTACCGCGATGGCGAGAGTCTTTCCGAGGCGTTGAAGGTCGCGGTGCACGCGTTGCAGCAGCAGGACGCCGAGAGGGTGCTCGAGGCGGAGAAGCTGGAGGTCGCGGTGCTGGACCGCAATCGTGACCGGCGGTTGTTCCGGCGGCTCGCGCCGTCGCGGATCGATGAGCTGCTGGCGCGGTCCGCGGACGCGCCGGCGGCGCCGGAGGCTCCCGCGGAGGACTGA
- a CDS encoding RecB family exonuclease has product MTSTTGSGPSVIGSLSPSRAGDFMTCPLLYRFRVIDRIEERPSPAAVRGTLVHAVLERLFDLPAAERTAVAARAMLEPQWADLVAREPELDSLFEGAAEGEREEWLARAHELVESYFTLEDPRRLEPADRELFVETVLESGLKLRGYIDRVDVAPSGEVRIVDYKTGSAPRADFEARALFQMRFYALVLWRLQGRVPALLQLMYLGNGEVLRYAPDEADLRATERKLEALWRAIARAAETGEWRPRPGRLCDWCDHKERCPEFGGVLPPLPEGAGPEGVRRAPVEVAVPAQRDFSDDL; this is encoded by the coding sequence ATGACCTCCACGACCGGTTCTGGGCCCTCGGTGATCGGTTCGCTGTCGCCGTCGCGGGCGGGCGATTTCATGACGTGTCCGCTGCTGTATCGGTTCCGGGTGATCGATCGGATCGAGGAGCGGCCGTCGCCGGCGGCGGTGCGGGGGACGCTGGTGCACGCGGTGCTGGAGCGGTTGTTCGATCTTCCGGCGGCGGAGCGCACGGCGGTGGCGGCGCGGGCGATGCTGGAGCCGCAGTGGGCGGATCTGGTGGCGCGGGAGCCGGAGTTGGATTCGCTGTTCGAGGGGGCGGCGGAGGGTGAGCGGGAGGAGTGGCTGGCGCGGGCGCATGAGCTGGTGGAGAGTTATTTCACGTTGGAGGATCCGCGTCGTCTGGAGCCGGCCGATCGTGAGCTGTTCGTGGAGACGGTGCTGGAGTCGGGGCTGAAGCTGCGGGGGTACATCGACCGGGTGGATGTGGCGCCGTCGGGTGAGGTGCGGATCGTCGATTACAAGACGGGGTCGGCGCCGCGGGCGGATTTCGAGGCTCGGGCGCTGTTCCAGATGCGGTTCTACGCGCTGGTGCTGTGGCGGTTGCAGGGGCGGGTTCCGGCGTTGCTGCAGTTGATGTATCTGGGGAACGGCGAGGTGCTGCGGTATGCGCCGGACGAGGCGGATCTGCGGGCGACGGAGCGGAAGCTCGAGGCGTTGTGGCGGGCGATCGCGCGGGCGGCGGAGACGGGTGAGTGGCGGCCGCGGCCGGGGCGGTTGTGCGATTGGTGCGATCACAAGGAGCGGTGCCCTGAGTTCGGGGGTGTGCTGCCGCCGTTGCCGGAGGGGGCCGGCCCGGAGGGGGTGCGCAGGGCGCCGGTGGAGGTGGCGGTCCCGGCACAACGGGATTTTTCTGACGATCTATGA
- the prcB gene encoding proteasome subunit beta, protein MASMPMGGGLPGVFMNSGPSSFADFLGAYRPELLPGNRMVSGSVEHLNIPHATTIVAVTFPGGVIMAGDRRATAGNVIAQRDIEKVFPADEYSAVAIAGTAGIGLEMTRLFQVELEHYEKMEGRLLSLEGKANRLATLIRGNLGMAMQGLVVVPLFAGYDLEKGIGRIFSYDAAGGRYEEHDFHSIGSGSVFAKGALKKLWRPDLSEADARVVCVQALYDAADDDSATGGPDLTRGIFPVLASITDDGFLRVPDAEVGDVARAVVEARYTSPGGPNAPLR, encoded by the coding sequence ATGGCGTCTATGCCGATGGGCGGGGGTCTTCCGGGGGTCTTCATGAACTCGGGTCCGTCGTCGTTCGCTGACTTTCTGGGGGCCTACCGGCCCGAGCTGCTCCCTGGGAACCGGATGGTGTCGGGGAGTGTGGAGCACTTGAACATTCCGCACGCGACGACGATCGTGGCGGTGACGTTCCCGGGTGGTGTGATCATGGCGGGCGACCGCCGGGCGACCGCGGGCAATGTGATCGCGCAGCGCGACATCGAGAAGGTGTTCCCGGCGGACGAGTACTCGGCGGTGGCGATCGCCGGGACCGCGGGGATCGGCCTGGAGATGACGCGGCTGTTCCAGGTCGAGCTTGAGCATTACGAGAAGATGGAAGGCCGTCTGCTGTCCCTGGAGGGGAAGGCGAACCGGCTGGCGACGCTGATCCGGGGGAACCTGGGGATGGCGATGCAGGGTCTGGTGGTCGTGCCGCTGTTCGCGGGTTACGACCTGGAGAAGGGGATCGGCCGGATCTTCTCCTATGACGCCGCGGGCGGCCGGTACGAGGAGCACGACTTCCACTCGATCGGGTCGGGTTCGGTGTTCGCCAAGGGTGCGCTGAAGAAGCTGTGGCGGCCGGATCTGTCGGAGGCGGACGCGCGTGTGGTGTGCGTGCAGGCGCTGTACGACGCGGCCGACGACGACTCGGCGACGGGCGGGCCGGACTTGACGCGCGGGATCTTCCCGGTGCTGGCGTCGATCACCGACGACGGGTTCCTGCGGGTGCCGGACGCCGAGGTCGGCGATGTGGCGCGGGCCGTCGTGGAGGCGCGGTACACCTCGCCGGGCGGTCCGAACGCCCCCCTGCGGTAA
- the pafA gene encoding Pup--protein ligase yields MDRRIFGLENEYGVTCTFRGQRRLSPDEVARYLFRRVVSWGRSSNVFLRNGARLYLDVGSHPEYATPECDNVVDLVTHDKAGERILEGLLVDAERRLREEGIAGDIYLFKNNTDSAGNSYGCHENYLVGRHGEFGRLADVLIPYLVTRQIICGAGKVLQTPRGAVYCVSQRAEHIWEGVSSATTRSRPIINTRDEPHADAERFRRLHVIVGDSNMSETTMLLKVGATDLVLRMIEAGVVMRDLTLENPIRAIREVSHDMTGRRKVRLANGREASSLEIQREYFSKAKDFMDRRGADPLVQRVLDLWDRTLTAVETGDLDMVAREIDWVTKYQLIERYRHKYDLPLSSPRVAQLDLAYHDVHRNRGLYYLLEKKGAVERVAQDLAIFEAKSVPPQTTRARLRGEFIKKAQEKRRDFTVDWVHLKLNDQAQRTVLCKDPFRSVDERVDKLIAGM; encoded by the coding sequence GTGGACAGGCGCATTTTCGGGCTCGAGAACGAGTACGGGGTCACCTGCACCTTCCGCGGGCAGCGGCGGTTGTCACCTGATGAGGTGGCGCGTTATCTGTTCCGCCGGGTGGTGTCGTGGGGCCGGAGCAGCAACGTGTTCCTGCGAAACGGGGCACGGCTCTACCTGGACGTCGGCAGTCATCCTGAGTATGCGACGCCTGAGTGCGACAACGTGGTCGATCTGGTCACGCACGACAAGGCGGGGGAACGGATCCTCGAAGGTCTTCTCGTGGACGCCGAGCGGCGGTTGCGGGAAGAGGGGATCGCCGGGGACATCTATCTGTTCAAAAACAACACGGACTCGGCGGGCAACTCCTATGGGTGCCATGAGAACTATCTCGTGGGGCGCCATGGGGAGTTCGGCCGGCTGGCCGATGTGCTGATTCCCTATCTGGTGACGCGGCAGATCATCTGCGGCGCGGGCAAGGTGCTGCAGACGCCGCGTGGTGCGGTGTACTGCGTGTCGCAGCGGGCGGAGCACATCTGGGAGGGTGTGTCGTCGGCGACGACGCGGTCGAGGCCGATCATCAACACGCGCGATGAGCCGCATGCGGACGCCGAGCGGTTCCGGCGGCTGCATGTGATCGTGGGCGACAGCAACATGTCGGAGACGACGATGCTGCTGAAGGTCGGGGCGACCGATCTGGTGCTGCGCATGATCGAGGCCGGGGTGGTGATGCGGGACCTGACGTTGGAGAACCCGATCAGGGCGATCCGCGAGGTGTCGCATGACATGACGGGCCGCAGGAAGGTGCGGCTGGCGAACGGCCGGGAGGCGTCGTCGCTGGAGATCCAGCGGGAGTACTTCTCGAAGGCGAAGGACTTCATGGATCGGCGTGGCGCCGATCCACTGGTGCAGCGGGTGCTGGATCTGTGGGATCGGACGCTGACGGCGGTCGAGACCGGGGATCTGGACATGGTGGCGCGGGAGATCGACTGGGTGACGAAGTACCAGCTGATCGAGCGGTACCGCCACAAGTACGATCTGCCGTTGTCGTCGCCGCGGGTGGCGCAGCTGGATCTGGCGTACCACGATGTGCACCGGAACCGCGGTCTGTACTACCTCCTGGAGAAGAAGGGGGCGGTGGAGCGGGTCGCGCAGGATCTGGCGATCTTCGAGGCGAAGTCGGTGCCGCCGCAGACGACGCGGGCGCGGCTGCGGGGTGAGTTCATCAAGAAGGCCCAGGAGAAGCGCCGTGATTTCACGGTGGACTGGGTGCATCTGAAGTTGAACGACCAGGCGCAGCGGACGGTGCTGTGCAAGGATCCGTTCCGGTCGGTGGATGAGCGGGTGGACAAGCTCATCGCCGGGATGTGA
- a CDS encoding endonuclease VII domain-containing protein, which yields MDAERKAAVKYCRGCEQSKPVISFGVDRSKADGLALRCRSCTLAHAREDHRRRREAQGAVVRPRPGRENNGVDKLCPDCGTVKPLGEFGRNKALQDGHSFYCKECARLRSNRLYRERAVQQGRAVRERTEVPEGTKWCPTCRTVVPHAGWHKTARSADGFASACKACRKVRGARDHLKRTYGLTPEDVERMLLAQRRLCGICRRRPAAHVDHDHRSGAVRGMLCFLCNVLLGHAEDDVRVLVAAVGYLERFPSVGPPRAADARWREVPTLMVGPLSADWERRN from the coding sequence ATGGACGCAGAACGGAAAGCGGCGGTCAAGTACTGTCGCGGATGCGAGCAAAGCAAGCCGGTCATCTCTTTTGGAGTGGACCGGTCGAAAGCGGATGGACTGGCGCTTCGCTGTCGGTCCTGCACGCTGGCACACGCCCGGGAGGACCACCGTCGGCGGCGTGAGGCGCAGGGCGCCGTGGTCCGGCCCCGGCCCGGCCGCGAGAACAACGGCGTCGACAAACTCTGTCCGGATTGCGGGACGGTCAAGCCGCTCGGTGAGTTCGGCAGGAACAAGGCGTTGCAGGACGGCCACTCCTTCTATTGCAAGGAGTGCGCCAGGCTTCGCAGCAACCGTCTGTACCGGGAGCGGGCCGTTCAGCAGGGGCGCGCCGTGCGCGAGCGGACGGAGGTTCCGGAAGGGACGAAGTGGTGCCCGACCTGCCGGACGGTGGTCCCGCACGCGGGGTGGCACAAAACCGCCCGCAGCGCGGACGGGTTCGCCTCCGCGTGCAAGGCGTGCCGGAAGGTTCGTGGTGCGCGGGACCATCTGAAGCGGACGTACGGGCTCACGCCTGAGGACGTCGAGCGGATGCTGCTGGCGCAGCGGCGGCTGTGCGGGATCTGTCGGAGGCGGCCTGCGGCGCACGTCGACCACGATCACCGCTCGGGTGCGGTGCGGGGGATGCTGTGCTTTCTCTGCAACGTGCTGCTGGGGCATGCCGAGGACGACGTGCGGGTGCTCGTCGCCGCGGTCGGCTACCTGGAGCGGTTCCCGTCGGTCGGTCCGCCGCGGGCGGCCGATGCCCGCTGGAGGGAGGTGCCGACGCTGATGGTCGGGCCGCTGTCCGCGGATTGGGAGCGGCGGAACTGA